The proteins below come from a single Prolixibacter sp. NT017 genomic window:
- a CDS encoding triple tyrosine motif-containing protein produces the protein MGRTCFFLFCLMCLPHLSVYCQEQDSVWRAASQRHMVVEDINNFSKMEYGAAAQNWGVSAGRDGMMYFANNNGLLEFDGTSWRLHRLPNETIMRAVLAVSDSLIYTSGYREMGVWKRQPSGELVYYSLNPQAEHYFSKNEEFWNITSDKQRIYFHSFNRILLYQNDSVTSVSLPGFTNVMNQVRDKILIGVRDKGIYQLSGAAVSPVASDPFFRGKIIRFILPYKADQLMIGTASGGIVIWDGEKLTQWKTGLTSYFRENELNRGYIMPNGNLVIGTIIDGILVFDKSEKLIQKYNHSNGLQNNTVLGIAGDQFNNIWLALDHGIDFIGNRHSNGVRIESIPNIGAVYSAAIFQNHIYLGTNQGLFSKDLSEPDATYRLVPNTQSQNWDLRVIGDQLVVGHNEGTIVVENRKARFISRNSGGFSIREDIKRRDHYIQSTYNNLVSYKEVNGHLVMENIIQGFTDLIRYIEIDHLGNVWASHMHRGIYKLELNDKRDRVVGQKYYGESSVFGKEHSLNVFKVEDRIVFTTKEKLFTYDDLNDTIIPYTYLNQRIGDYREAHKIVKAPDHHYWLISSKKIGLFYITMNEVHLIKSYPTSYFKQNPLFDDFENILPVTADKGILCLENGISWLNASQNDTLQTIANFAPKIRELQLINRRNDAINEVPVNHALELSYSRNSIEVRYSFPHYSAEPVFYQAFLKGIDQKWSDKSESSVFRFDRLPAGTYQLQVKATNLWNNESRINSLTLEVQEPWYSTTLAKIGYFVLLVVFSILFQAWGARRTKKKQRIHIEKRERELILLRNKNLRTEIEHKSKELANSTMSMIKKNEFLLDLKQLLTRQKEQLGTRYPDKYFNDIVKKIDKNISSHDDWQIFETNFEQAHEQFLRKIKDDFPDLTAKDLRMCAYLRMNLSSKEIAPLLGITVRGVENHRYRLRKKMGLSHDDNLIDLILQY, from the coding sequence ATGGGAAGAACTTGCTTTTTTCTGTTTTGTTTGATGTGTTTACCTCACCTATCTGTATACTGTCAGGAACAGGATTCTGTATGGAGAGCCGCCAGTCAGCGACATATGGTGGTGGAAGATATCAATAACTTTAGCAAGATGGAATACGGTGCCGCTGCACAAAACTGGGGGGTAAGTGCGGGGCGCGACGGGATGATGTACTTTGCCAACAACAATGGTTTGCTGGAATTCGACGGTACGAGCTGGAGGCTGCATCGCCTGCCCAACGAAACGATAATGCGGGCTGTGCTCGCGGTGAGCGATAGCCTGATTTATACCAGCGGCTACCGCGAAATGGGAGTCTGGAAAAGGCAACCATCGGGTGAACTGGTATACTACTCTCTCAATCCGCAGGCAGAGCATTATTTTTCCAAGAATGAAGAATTCTGGAATATAACTAGTGATAAGCAACGGATTTATTTCCATTCGTTTAACCGGATTCTTCTATATCAAAATGATTCGGTTACATCCGTCAGTCTGCCTGGGTTCACGAATGTGATGAACCAGGTTCGGGACAAGATATTGATAGGAGTAAGAGATAAGGGAATTTACCAATTATCCGGAGCGGCGGTTTCTCCGGTAGCTTCCGATCCCTTTTTTAGAGGCAAAATTATCCGGTTTATTCTTCCCTACAAAGCTGATCAATTGATGATTGGAACCGCTTCTGGTGGGATTGTCATTTGGGATGGCGAGAAACTAACACAGTGGAAAACGGGCTTGACATCTTACTTCCGTGAAAACGAATTGAACCGTGGGTATATTATGCCGAACGGAAACCTCGTCATCGGAACAATCATTGATGGAATTCTAGTGTTCGATAAGTCAGAGAAACTAATTCAAAAGTACAATCATTCCAATGGCCTTCAAAACAACACTGTTTTGGGGATAGCCGGGGATCAGTTCAACAATATCTGGCTGGCACTTGACCATGGAATCGATTTTATCGGGAACCGGCACAGCAACGGCGTCAGGATTGAGAGCATCCCAAATATTGGGGCTGTTTATTCGGCTGCTATTTTTCAGAACCACATCTATTTAGGTACCAATCAGGGGCTTTTTTCCAAAGATTTATCAGAGCCGGATGCTACGTACAGGTTGGTTCCTAATACGCAGTCACAAAACTGGGATCTGCGTGTTATTGGTGACCAGTTGGTGGTTGGACATAACGAAGGAACCATTGTCGTCGAGAACAGAAAGGCCCGGTTCATTTCCCGCAATTCGGGTGGTTTTTCCATCCGGGAAGACATTAAAAGAAGAGATCATTATATACAGTCGACTTACAATAACCTGGTGTCTTACAAAGAAGTGAACGGTCATCTGGTGATGGAGAATATTATCCAGGGATTCACCGATTTGATCCGTTATATCGAAATCGATCATTTGGGAAATGTCTGGGCCAGTCATATGCACCGGGGGATATACAAACTGGAGTTGAATGATAAACGCGACAGGGTAGTGGGGCAAAAGTATTACGGCGAATCATCGGTGTTTGGGAAAGAGCATTCGCTGAATGTATTTAAAGTGGAAGACCGGATTGTATTTACGACCAAGGAAAAATTGTTTACCTACGATGATTTGAACGATACGATTATTCCGTACACCTATCTGAATCAGCGCATCGGAGATTATCGCGAAGCGCACAAAATTGTCAAAGCTCCGGATCATCACTATTGGTTGATTTCATCGAAAAAGATTGGCTTGTTCTATATTACCATGAACGAGGTGCACTTAATCAAGTCCTATCCAACGTCCTATTTCAAACAAAATCCATTGTTTGACGATTTCGAGAATATTTTGCCGGTAACGGCAGATAAAGGAATTCTTTGTTTGGAAAACGGTATCTCCTGGTTGAATGCATCCCAGAACGACACACTGCAAACCATTGCCAATTTTGCACCGAAAATACGCGAACTCCAACTCATCAACCGAAGGAACGACGCCATAAATGAAGTTCCGGTCAACCATGCATTGGAATTGAGTTATAGCCGAAACAGCATCGAAGTCCGCTACTCATTCCCGCATTACTCCGCCGAACCGGTTTTTTACCAGGCCTTTCTGAAAGGAATCGACCAGAAATGGTCGGATAAGTCCGAGTCGTCTGTCTTCCGCTTCGACCGTCTGCCGGCCGGAACCTACCAGCTTCAGGTAAAAGCAACCAATTTGTGGAATAACGAGAGTCGAATCAATTCGTTAACGCTGGAAGTGCAGGAACCATGGTACAGTACTACGCTGGCGAAAATCGGGTATTTTGTTCTGCTGGTGGTCTTCTCCATTCTATTCCAGGCTTGGGGAGCAAGGCGTACCAAGAAAAAGCAGCGTATCCATATCGAGAAGAGAGAACGCGAGCTGATTTTGCTCCGGAACAAGAATTTGCGCACCGAGATAGAGCATAAAAGTAAAGAGCTGGCAAACTCCACCATGTCGATGATTAAAAAGAACGAGTTTTTGCTCGACCTGAAGCAATTACTGACGCGCCAGAAAGAGCAGTTGGGCACCCGTTATCCGGACAAGTATTTTAACGACATCGTGAAG
- a CDS encoding TonB-dependent receptor, translating into MKKLTILFSLLISVATVFAQQRITVSGNVTEAATGNPIPGVTVLVKGTTTGTVTNVDGQYTIDATGDAILTFRFVGMESQDIAVNNRTNIDVSMQPSTQQVDEVVVVGYGKLNVKDLTSSITTVKSDDLAKTPTGQTMQALQGKVAGLQVVSTGSPGESPAIRLRGVGSYPKKDADGNPINNEAPLYVVDGMFFDNIDFLNTSDIASVTVLKDASAAAIYGVRAANGVVLIETKSGQYNQKAQITYDGYYGYQIAQNVLQMANAEQFTTMAMESGSAPDIQNILNAMQRYGRSRVNPNVPDVNTDWYKEVMRQAPIQNHSLNISGGSKDASYAIGSSYFSQQGILDMKNEYERFNLRSKIDYKAADWLTVGANMIFSNATRYLPNDNAWSLAYWAVPILPVYDPANTDAWPIDYAGAQAIGYRGGQNPFPSMKFTNNRQRIRKTLTNFYAQINIIPDKLTFKTTYNHSYSTIEQRDVSLAYFINNNFKQDNSTITKRNETYSNQIWDNVLTYTGRFDKHHVVAMAGTSYRDESYQMLKAQGINFPTDQQQAWYIHQSDKAVLPTDQVDDDGLRQYGMSYFGRISYNFNDRYLLYGTMRADGSSKYQQKWGYFPTVGAGWVISEESFMQGITFLNYLKLRGSWGQLGNDNIPPSDGAITTNVVTTAINDQEASGTQTTSTYSTLKWELTEETNVGITARFLDSRLSLDADYYIRDTKNAAIDVKIPTLGGTIIRNVGVIRNSGFELALDWNDKISNDLSYSISANISTLKNEVRDLYGQPYIDGGSAEFRQRSIVGEPLMAFFGYEVQGVYQNDAEIQNDPAAVGTIDATGASIVPGDFKYKDQNGDNIINDDDRVVLGSYFPNLMYGANLGITYKNLQFSTSIVGQSGNKILNRKRGEVIWTPDLNMDADLAKNRWHGEGTSNKYPSSVGLRKGWNQKMSTYFVEDGSFFRIQNVQLAYIIKGKEVFGTKMPETRISLTADRPLTLFNYNGFTPEVQDGIDRQTYPIPAVYTVGLNVKF; encoded by the coding sequence ATGAAAAAATTAACGATTCTCTTTTCTTTATTAATTTCGGTTGCGACAGTTTTCGCCCAACAGCGAATAACTGTTTCCGGTAATGTTACCGAAGCTGCCACCGGAAACCCCATCCCGGGGGTAACTGTTCTGGTCAAGGGGACGACCACAGGAACTGTTACTAATGTCGATGGTCAATATACTATCGATGCGACCGGCGATGCTATATTGACTTTCCGTTTTGTGGGAATGGAAAGCCAGGATATTGCCGTTAATAACCGAACGAATATCGATGTTTCGATGCAGCCCTCTACCCAACAGGTCGACGAGGTTGTAGTAGTAGGTTATGGTAAATTAAATGTAAAAGACCTGACTTCATCTATCACTACTGTAAAATCGGATGACCTTGCGAAAACACCCACCGGACAAACTATGCAAGCCTTGCAGGGGAAAGTAGCCGGTCTTCAGGTGGTAAGCACCGGATCTCCGGGTGAATCTCCCGCTATCCGTTTACGGGGTGTTGGATCGTACCCCAAAAAGGATGCGGATGGAAATCCTATCAATAATGAGGCTCCACTCTATGTTGTTGATGGAATGTTTTTCGATAATATTGACTTCCTGAATACTTCTGACATTGCCTCTGTAACCGTCCTGAAAGATGCGTCGGCAGCGGCGATTTACGGAGTACGGGCCGCAAACGGTGTCGTATTGATTGAAACCAAATCGGGACAATACAACCAAAAGGCCCAAATTACCTATGATGGGTACTATGGTTACCAAATTGCACAGAACGTTTTGCAAATGGCCAACGCTGAACAATTTACCACGATGGCCATGGAATCCGGCTCTGCTCCGGATATTCAAAACATTTTGAACGCAATGCAACGCTACGGCCGTAGTAGAGTGAATCCCAATGTTCCGGATGTGAATACAGATTGGTACAAGGAGGTTATGCGACAAGCACCTATTCAAAATCATAGTTTGAACATTTCGGGTGGAAGTAAAGATGCTTCCTATGCGATTGGTTCCAGTTATTTCTCTCAGCAGGGTATTCTGGACATGAAAAACGAATACGAACGGTTCAACCTGCGTTCGAAAATTGATTACAAGGCTGCCGATTGGCTCACGGTTGGTGCCAATATGATTTTCAGTAACGCGACCCGTTATCTACCTAACGACAATGCCTGGAGTCTGGCTTACTGGGCTGTACCCATTTTACCGGTATATGACCCGGCCAATACAGATGCCTGGCCGATTGATTATGCAGGGGCACAAGCCATTGGTTATCGAGGTGGACAAAACCCGTTCCCGTCGATGAAGTTCACGAACAACAGACAACGGATTCGCAAAACGCTGACTAATTTTTACGCGCAAATCAACATCATTCCTGATAAACTAACGTTTAAAACGACTTATAATCATAGCTATTCCACCATCGAACAGCGAGATGTTTCGTTGGCTTACTTCATCAATAACAACTTCAAACAAGATAATTCGACCATTACCAAACGGAATGAAACCTATTCTAACCAGATTTGGGATAATGTGTTGACCTATACCGGACGGTTTGACAAACATCATGTAGTGGCAATGGCCGGGACCTCCTATCGTGACGAGTCCTACCAAATGTTGAAGGCTCAGGGAATCAACTTCCCAACCGACCAGCAACAAGCCTGGTATATTCACCAATCGGACAAAGCTGTACTTCCTACCGATCAAGTAGATGATGATGGTTTGCGGCAATACGGAATGTCCTATTTCGGCCGTATTTCCTATAACTTCAACGATCGTTATTTGCTCTACGGAACCATGCGTGCAGATGGTAGTTCCAAGTATCAGCAAAAATGGGGATACTTCCCTACTGTTGGTGCCGGTTGGGTTATCTCTGAAGAGAGTTTTATGCAGGGAATTACATTCCTTAACTACCTGAAACTGCGTGGTAGCTGGGGACAGTTAGGTAATGACAATATTCCGCCGAGCGATGGGGCCATCACCACTAACGTTGTGACCACCGCTATCAATGATCAGGAAGCTTCCGGAACACAAACTACCAGTACATACTCTACTCTCAAGTGGGAGTTGACAGAAGAAACGAACGTAGGAATCACGGCCCGTTTCTTAGACAGTCGCTTATCGCTGGATGCCGACTATTATATCCGGGATACCAAAAATGCGGCTATCGACGTGAAAATTCCTACTCTGGGAGGTACCATCATCCGTAACGTAGGTGTGATCAGGAACTCCGGTTTTGAACTAGCGTTGGACTGGAATGACAAGATCTCGAATGACCTGAGCTATAGCATCAGTGCCAACATTTCGACGTTGAAAAACGAAGTTCGTGACCTTTACGGACAACCTTATATTGACGGAGGTTCAGCCGAATTCCGCCAGCGATCTATCGTTGGTGAGCCTTTGATGGCCTTCTTTGGATATGAGGTTCAGGGAGTTTACCAGAATGACGCGGAAATTCAAAACGATCCGGCGGCTGTCGGTACGATAGATGCTACCGGTGCCAGTATTGTTCCGGGCGATTTCAAATACAAAGACCAGAATGGTGATAATATTATCAACGATGATGACCGGGTTGTTTTGGGATCGTATTTCCCCAATCTGATGTACGGTGCCAATCTGGGAATTACTTACAAGAATCTTCAATTCTCGACCAGTATTGTTGGTCAGAGCGGAAACAAAATCCTTAACAGAAAACGCGGTGAAGTTATCTGGACACCCGACCTGAACATGGATGCCGACCTGGCTAAAAACCGTTGGCACGGAGAAGGAACATCCAACAAATACCCATCATCAGTCGGCTTACGCAAAGGCTGGAACCAGAAGATGAGCACTTACTTCGTCGAGGATGGTTCATTCTTCCGTATCCAGAATGTTCAATTAGCCTACATCATTAAGGGTAAAGAGGTTTTCGGTACGAAAATGCCTGAAACCAGGATTTCATTGACGGCTGACCGGCCTTTGACCTTATTCAACTACAACGGATTTACACCGGAAGTACAGGATGGAATCGACCGTCAAACCTACCCAATTCCTGCAGTTTATACTGTTGGGCTTAATGTGAAATTTTAA
- a CDS encoding RagB/SusD family nutrient uptake outer membrane protein, which produces MKVFKHTIKLAVIIVALLMVSACQKLLDEPAENRSFTEQTDYTQSANMIQPLIGAYAEFYNRGWEEYPPLAVRGDDVNAGGLGDQQDFAEEDKFNYNKDYWMFNSLWQQIYKDMFTDLSAMDQVQLYADAGASQTTADQYIAEAKVLQAWDLFQLSRVWGAVLVPQSSDPSDILTTELTPKDQVMQYISDLMDEAIPNLPDMRPNERTDIPGGVTKYTALAIKALANLENQNYQAVADATGAIISSAKFSLEPDFYQLFKLKGKLNNENLLEYQYSDFGQGAGDQKAYLFAFFGPQNWSPYVKGAGSGWGFYEPSLKWIKFMLDRGETTRLQTSVLFTNRGISEIEKDPNYSTLPSWISNVTLDGDTINDYSRALFASGKHYLPSDMLTPGRTDYGNNKNFQCIRYAEVLLMYAEALTQGASGSAGSADDAVNLVRERAGLPDLSGVTNAQVMDEKFAELAMEWGTRYYDMVRLGNYSALSYEGRTFTEDKVYLPYPQAQVDQLPVLGGN; this is translated from the coding sequence ATGAAAGTTTTCAAACACACGATAAAGCTCGCAGTCATCATCGTTGCGCTGTTAATGGTATCAGCCTGCCAGAAACTGCTGGATGAGCCGGCCGAAAACAGGTCGTTTACCGAGCAAACAGATTACACTCAATCTGCTAATATGATACAACCATTAATTGGTGCTTACGCTGAATTTTATAACAGGGGCTGGGAAGAGTATCCTCCTCTTGCTGTGCGTGGCGACGATGTTAACGCCGGTGGTCTGGGCGACCAACAGGATTTTGCTGAAGAAGATAAATTCAATTATAACAAAGACTACTGGATGTTCAATTCGCTATGGCAGCAGATTTACAAAGACATGTTCACTGATCTTTCTGCTATGGACCAAGTCCAGTTGTATGCTGACGCCGGTGCAAGCCAAACAACAGCCGATCAATATATTGCTGAAGCCAAGGTTCTTCAGGCATGGGACCTCTTCCAGTTGTCACGTGTATGGGGAGCCGTATTAGTTCCACAAAGCTCCGATCCTTCTGATATTCTGACAACGGAGTTAACCCCCAAAGATCAGGTGATGCAATATATCTCTGATTTGATGGATGAGGCCATTCCGAATTTGCCGGATATGCGTCCAAACGAAAGGACTGATATTCCCGGAGGAGTAACAAAATATACGGCATTGGCCATCAAAGCACTGGCTAATCTTGAAAATCAGAATTATCAGGCTGTAGCCGATGCAACCGGTGCCATTATCAGTTCAGCCAAATTTAGTCTCGAGCCCGATTTCTATCAGTTATTCAAACTGAAAGGAAAACTGAACAACGAGAACCTTCTCGAATATCAATATTCTGATTTCGGACAGGGAGCTGGTGACCAAAAAGCCTATTTATTTGCTTTCTTCGGACCACAGAACTGGTCTCCTTATGTAAAAGGTGCCGGAAGTGGTTGGGGATTCTATGAGCCAAGTCTGAAATGGATCAAATTCATGCTGGACAGAGGTGAAACCACCCGTCTTCAAACAAGTGTATTATTTACCAACCGGGGCATTAGCGAAATAGAGAAAGATCCGAACTACAGCACCTTACCCAGCTGGATTTCCAACGTAACACTGGATGGTGATACCATTAACGATTATTCCAGGGCACTATTTGCCAGTGGAAAACACTATCTCCCGTCTGATATGTTGACACCCGGACGTACCGATTATGGTAACAACAAGAACTTCCAGTGTATTCGTTATGCCGAAGTACTGTTGATGTATGCAGAGGCATTGACGCAGGGTGCCTCAGGTTCCGCTGGTAGTGCTGACGATGCAGTTAATCTGGTAAGAGAAAGAGCTGGATTACCCGACCTCAGTGGCGTAACCAACGCACAGGTAATGGATGAGAAATTTGCCGAATTGGCCATGGAATGGGGTACCCGTTACTACGATATGGTCCGTTTGGGCAACTACAGTGCACTGAGCTACGAAGGCAGAACATTTACTGAGGACAAAGTTTATCTGCCTTATCCGCAAGCCCAGGTAGATCAGCTACCGGTGTTGGGGGGAAATTGA
- a CDS encoding LamG domain-containing protein, whose translation MKIYRFIIIGMLALVFATGCKDGYIDAISKVAPGADESAPQITINSPTENYELKLPEQVSSITIDFEATDDIELGTVSVAYDGTEIASFSSSDFKDYRRFLKQVTYDNVELGQHEISITATDLDGKSTTATVNFSKVSPYTPKYNGEKFYMPFEGDYMEMISFQNATVVGTPGFSDNGLQESKAYAGATDSYLTFPMDNLKFTEFTIGLWINVNAAPDRAGILTVGSTDDDAGRMNGFRLFREGSASSQQIKLNVGTGVGESWNDGGVIDPTLGDWVYVTMVVTSTESMIYLDGALVRTATLSAPIDWTGCTTMSIGSGAPTFTYWNHLSDLSNYDNIRIFDRALTQEEIQAVINDDSPYVPKYDGEIFYMPFDGNATDRVSMTDATTVGSPTYVAGKVGQAYEGATDSYLTFPATNLQSDNFSAVFWMKVNGTPDRAGILVMSPEDTGNANYPDVQNNRTSGFRFFREAGNPGMQRFKLNAGNGTADTWVDGGADAEVDPTVDTWHFFAFTISGTECNVYVDGTLVKNAAFTGIDWTGCDLLTIMSGAPRFTEWGHLSDLSMMDELRIFNKAITQEEIQTIMNDAQ comes from the coding sequence ATGAAAATATATAGGTTTATTATAATCGGAATGCTCGCACTCGTTTTTGCAACGGGATGTAAAGACGGGTACATCGATGCTATTTCAAAAGTGGCGCCGGGAGCGGACGAATCAGCCCCGCAAATAACCATCAATTCTCCAACCGAGAACTATGAACTCAAACTTCCTGAGCAGGTATCATCTATTACGATTGATTTTGAAGCGACCGATGACATTGAGCTCGGAACGGTTTCAGTAGCATACGACGGAACAGAAATTGCCAGTTTCAGCTCGTCTGATTTCAAAGATTATCGTCGCTTCCTGAAACAGGTGACATACGACAATGTGGAACTTGGTCAGCATGAGATTTCGATAACTGCGACTGACCTCGACGGTAAATCGACCACGGCAACCGTCAACTTCTCAAAAGTTTCGCCTTACACGCCGAAATATAACGGTGAGAAATTCTATATGCCTTTCGAAGGTGACTATATGGAGATGATCTCTTTCCAGAATGCTACCGTAGTTGGGACACCAGGCTTCTCAGACAACGGATTACAGGAAAGCAAAGCCTATGCAGGCGCAACTGATTCATACCTGACGTTCCCAATGGACAACCTGAAGTTCACCGAATTTACGATAGGGTTATGGATCAATGTGAATGCTGCTCCCGACCGTGCCGGTATTTTAACTGTTGGTTCTACCGATGACGACGCGGGAAGAATGAACGGCTTCCGCTTATTCCGCGAAGGAAGTGCCAGCTCTCAGCAAATAAAACTCAATGTGGGTACAGGTGTTGGTGAATCGTGGAACGACGGAGGGGTCATCGATCCAACATTGGGTGATTGGGTATATGTTACCATGGTCGTTACCTCAACGGAAAGCATGATTTATCTGGACGGTGCTCTTGTGAGAACAGCCACGTTGTCGGCACCGATTGACTGGACTGGTTGTACCACGATGAGCATTGGCTCAGGTGCGCCAACCTTTACTTACTGGAATCACTTATCTGATTTAAGTAATTACGATAACATTCGAATCTTCGACAGGGCATTGACGCAAGAAGAAATCCAGGCTGTTATCAATGACGATTCTCCTTACGTGCCTAAATACGACGGGGAGATTTTCTATATGCCCTTCGATGGCAATGCGACCGATAGGGTTTCCATGACCGATGCTACAACTGTTGGTTCTCCAACTTATGTAGCTGGAAAAGTTGGTCAGGCTTATGAAGGTGCTACCGACTCGTATTTGACTTTCCCGGCAACAAATTTGCAAAGTGATAACTTCAGTGCTGTTTTCTGGATGAAAGTCAATGGTACTCCTGATAGGGCTGGTATTTTGGTAATGAGTCCTGAAGATACAGGAAACGCCAATTATCCGGATGTCCAGAATAATCGGACCAGCGGATTCCGCTTCTTCAGGGAAGCTGGTAACCCCGGTATGCAACGATTTAAACTAAATGCCGGAAACGGAACAGCTGATACCTGGGTAGACGGTGGAGCCGATGCTGAAGTTGACCCGACGGTAGATACATGGCATTTCTTTGCTTTCACAATATCAGGTACCGAATGCAATGTCTACGTTGATGGCACACTGGTTAAAAACGCCGCATTTACAGGTATCGATTGGACAGGATGTGATTTGCTGACCATCATGTCTGGTGCACCACGTTTCACAGAATGGGGCCATCTGTCTGACTTGAGCATGATGGACGAATTGCGAATATTCAATAAAGCAATTACACAGGAAGAGATACAAACGATTATGAATGATGCGCAGTGA
- a CDS encoding glucoamylase family protein — MTSLLLLLMAGCVHSGKKDGKQEAKKGRYADLTDNQLLDTVQYQTFQYFWDGAEPNSGMARERIHMDNKYPQNDQNVVTLGGSGFGVMAILVGVERGFITRKEAFTRYRKIVDFLATADRFHGAWPHWLHGETGKVKPFSKKDDGGDLVETAFMIQGLLTVAEYFKDGNADEQKLASDIQTLWKEVDWNWYTKGGENVLYWHWSPDYGWDMNFPVGGYNECLIMYVLAASSPTHPIQPAVYHEGWTCHGTIEKDTVYYGLHTVLNHYEHNNDPVGPLFWAHYSYLGLNPHGLSDQYADYWKLNRNHALINYRYALDNPKEYKGYGKEQWGLTSSYSMKGYAGHHPGEADLGVISPTAALSSFPYTPKESMQFLKYLYLKADSLVGEFGPYDAYSDTYHWYTPRYLAIDQGPIPVMIENYRTGLLWKSFMQNEDVQRGLKRLGFTVASESAKAEE; from the coding sequence ATGACAAGCCTACTCCTGCTCCTAATGGCTGGATGCGTTCATTCCGGTAAAAAAGATGGGAAACAGGAAGCAAAAAAGGGGAGATATGCTGACCTGACCGACAATCAACTGCTGGATACAGTTCAATACCAAACCTTTCAGTATTTCTGGGACGGAGCCGAGCCCAATTCCGGGATGGCCCGCGAACGGATCCACATGGACAATAAGTACCCGCAGAACGACCAGAACGTAGTAACGTTGGGAGGTTCCGGCTTTGGAGTGATGGCCATTTTGGTAGGCGTCGAGCGTGGTTTCATTACCCGAAAAGAAGCATTTACCCGTTACCGGAAGATTGTCGATTTTCTGGCGACAGCCGACCGGTTCCATGGCGCGTGGCCGCACTGGCTGCACGGCGAAACCGGGAAGGTAAAGCCTTTCAGCAAAAAAGACGATGGAGGCGATCTGGTCGAAACGGCTTTTATGATACAAGGCTTACTGACAGTTGCTGAATACTTTAAAGATGGTAATGCCGATGAACAAAAACTGGCCTCCGATATCCAGACATTGTGGAAAGAAGTAGACTGGAACTGGTACACCAAAGGAGGCGAAAACGTTTTGTACTGGCACTGGTCGCCCGATTACGGCTGGGATATGAATTTCCCGGTAGGTGGTTACAACGAGTGTTTGATAATGTATGTGCTGGCAGCTTCGTCACCAACTCACCCTATTCAACCCGCTGTTTATCACGAAGGCTGGACCTGCCACGGAACCATTGAAAAAGATACGGTGTACTACGGACTTCATACTGTCCTCAATCATTACGAACACAACAATGATCCGGTGGGGCCGCTGTTCTGGGCACATTACTCATACCTGGGACTCAATCCACATGGATTATCCGATCAGTACGCCGACTACTGGAAACTCAACCGGAATCATGCGCTGATTAATTACCGTTATGCGCTCGACAATCCCAAGGAATATAAAGGTTATGGAAAAGAGCAATGGGGACTGACCTCCAGCTATTCCATGAAAGGATATGCTGGTCATCATCCCGGGGAAGCAGATTTAGGCGTGATTTCTCCAACCGCTGCACTTTCATCCTTCCCATACACTCCTAAAGAGTCAATGCAGTTTCTGAAATATCTCTACCTGAAAGCAGATTCATTGGTTGGAGAGTTTGGCCCGTACGACGCCTACAGCGACACCTATCATTGGTATACGCCTCGCTACCTGGCTATCGACCAGGGACCGATTCCGGTGATGATTGAAAACTACCGGACCGGTTTGCTCTGGAAATCATTCATGCAAAATGAAGATGTTCAGAGAGGTTTGAAAAGACTGGGATTTACCGTGGCATCCGAATCCGCAAAAGCGGAAGAATGA